From one Calditrichota bacterium genomic stretch:
- a CDS encoding aspartate--ammonia ligase: MSDKRADLAGPGIGNYTDLERVLPRDYASLLDRRETMHALYDLKGFIEENLCKELNLMMVQVPLIVDVEAGVNDMLDRDGSRTPIQFHINNDYNQHPIDAQVVQAATKWKRVALKQFGCKVGEGICTDMRAVRKDYFLDHDHSCYVDQWDWERVIIAGDRNLEFLKGIVRGIWKVLKGSEEFILGKYPKLNSRKYPNLPDELVFLQAEEILEMFPDLPRKQRETQVLQMYPAVFIIGIGWPLADGYPHEMRAADYDDWVTPTREQTGKDTHGLNGDILVWNPVTHRRHELTSMGIRVNAETLKMQLEMAHQLDFLKTPYHQGIVTGELPLSIGGGIGQSRTMMLLLKKAHLGEVSVTVWPQILKDICAKHNIYVLE; the protein is encoded by the coding sequence ATGTCCGACAAACGCGCCGATCTCGCCGGACCCGGCATCGGCAACTACACCGACCTCGAAAGGGTCCTGCCTCGCGACTATGCGTCGCTCCTCGACCGCCGCGAGACCATGCACGCCCTTTACGACCTGAAGGGCTTCATCGAGGAGAATCTCTGCAAGGAACTAAACCTGATGATGGTCCAGGTGCCGCTGATCGTCGATGTCGAAGCGGGTGTCAACGACATGCTCGACCGCGACGGCTCGCGCACCCCCATCCAGTTCCACATCAACAACGACTACAACCAGCATCCGATCGACGCGCAGGTCGTGCAAGCCGCAACCAAGTGGAAGCGCGTCGCGTTGAAGCAGTTCGGCTGCAAGGTCGGCGAAGGCATCTGCACCGATATGCGCGCCGTCCGCAAGGACTACTTCCTCGATCACGACCATTCCTGTTACGTCGACCAGTGGGACTGGGAGCGCGTCATCATCGCAGGTGACCGCAATCTGGAGTTTCTGAAAGGGATCGTCCGCGGCATTTGGAAGGTGTTGAAGGGCTCGGAGGAGTTCATTCTCGGCAAGTATCCGAAACTGAACTCCAGGAAGTATCCCAACCTGCCGGATGAACTGGTCTTCCTCCAGGCCGAGGAGATCCTCGAGATGTTCCCCGACCTGCCCCGCAAACAGCGCGAGACGCAGGTCTTGCAGATGTATCCGGCGGTTTTCATCATCGGCATCGGCTGGCCGCTCGCCGACGGCTACCCGCACGAAATGCGCGCCGCCGACTACGACGACTGGGTCACGCCAACCCGCGAGCAGACGGGCAAGGATACGCACGGCTTAAACGGCGACATCCTGGTCTGGAATCCGGTGACGCACCGTCGTCATGAACTAACCTCGATGGGCATCCGGGTCAACGCCGAAACGTTGAAGATGCAACTCGAGATGGCGCATCAACTCGACTTCCTGAAGACGCCCTACCATCAAGGGATCGTAACCGGCGAACTGCCGCTCTCGATCGGTGGCGGCATCGGCCAGTCGCGCACAATGATGCTGCTCTTGAAGAAGGCGCATCTGGGCGAGGTCTCGGTTACAGTCTGGCCGCAGATTCTGAAGGACATCTGCGCCAAGCACAACATCTACGTGCTCGAATAG